In Leptolyngbya sp. SIO1E4, one DNA window encodes the following:
- a CDS encoding DEAD/DEAH box helicase, protein MAILHGSWLPENQRFFLWGETWQRLDPETLPAEPEIRDHPFCTAPQPLLDCLKSVGGLPKSFWVEATAEASKTRRAPAKTAKRWGTQLLSLPTVVTESSCLPKHSADDLESVDGLDAPSAADHTVLLFPWRLTGVWLTPAETAMFLEQLPLGTVDFAGTKIGSDVRYWSHVARWGLDLIARGKYLPAIDITPKATLARWQLLLDSDTDAKRLRLFTQNMPLGCRTYQPVPKARKDTLTGVSVPLTLKAEAPLCDFLRTIVDSQVRAQAEPEIASSDILSPDLPIREWLQALSRDDGALESSAIAAARLRDAFTTWTAPLQTSTTSQNRFRLCFQLEPPHDSQSDWQLGYYLQSRDDETCLIPAETLWQYPVQEAVIEGQRLNAPQETLLAGLGRAARFSDPVRDSLQEQRPSRVSLDPAQTYVFLKATVDRLKDSGFGVLLPPGLGSQGQTANRLGIQVQAAAPDRKQRQRLGLKSLLNVKWELSLAGKTVSQKDFEKLVSQETPLIEVEGQWVELRPQDIRAAREFFKRRKDPVELNVEDALRMSTGDTQIIDKLPVVSFEASGVLQDLITTLTEGNQTLKPITEPEGFKGKLRPYQARGVSWLSFLEEWGLGACLADDMGLGKTIQLIAFLLTLKQRDLLHASILLVCPTSVLGNWEREIRKFATGLKVLMHHGDKRSHGAAFARRAKTANIVLTSYALVQRDLKDFERVEWQGIVLDEAQNIKNPDAKQSKAVRQVDAQFRIALTGTPVENRLAELWSIMDFLNPAYLGPKNFFQRRFATPIERYGDTASLKTLKSLVQPFILRRLKTDRSIIQDLPEKQEMTVFCGLSEEQAQLYQAAVEKSLREIEASEGVQRRGMILGLLTKLKQICNHPAQFLAEKAAVVSSGRSGKLLRFDEMVEELLDEGDRALIFTQYADWGKRLKAHLEGIFKQEALFLYGSTSKTKREEMVDRFQHDPSGPRLFILSLKAGGVGLNLTRANHVFHFDRWWNPAVENQATDRAFRIGQTKTVQVHKFVCTGTLEERIHDMIESKKALSEQVVGAGEQWLTELDTDQLRNLLLLDRSAVIDEAG, encoded by the coding sequence ATGGCAATCCTACACGGAAGCTGGTTACCGGAAAATCAGCGCTTCTTTCTCTGGGGCGAAACTTGGCAGCGGCTAGATCCCGAGACCCTGCCAGCAGAGCCAGAAATTAGAGACCATCCGTTTTGTACCGCACCCCAACCCCTGTTGGACTGCCTCAAATCGGTGGGCGGGCTGCCCAAATCCTTTTGGGTAGAAGCCACAGCGGAAGCCTCGAAGACGCGTCGTGCCCCCGCTAAAACGGCCAAGCGCTGGGGCACACAGCTCCTCTCTCTGCCCACTGTCGTAACCGAGAGTAGCTGCTTACCGAAACACTCTGCCGATGATCTAGAATCTGTCGATGGTTTAGACGCTCCAAGCGCTGCGGATCATACAGTCTTGCTGTTTCCCTGGCGCCTGACTGGGGTGTGGCTGACCCCGGCCGAAACCGCCATGTTTTTAGAACAGCTGCCGCTAGGCACTGTGGATTTTGCTGGCACTAAAATTGGCTCTGATGTGCGTTATTGGTCCCATGTGGCCCGCTGGGGGTTAGACCTGATAGCCAGGGGTAAATATCTGCCGGCGATCGACATTACCCCCAAAGCTACCCTGGCTCGCTGGCAACTCTTGCTCGACAGCGATACCGATGCTAAACGCCTGCGCTTATTTACCCAAAATATGCCCCTGGGCTGTCGCACCTATCAACCGGTCCCCAAAGCCCGTAAGGACACCCTGACTGGTGTGAGCGTCCCCTTAACCCTAAAGGCAGAAGCCCCCCTCTGCGACTTTTTACGGACGATTGTGGATAGTCAGGTGCGGGCCCAGGCAGAACCCGAGATTGCCAGCAGCGACATCCTCAGTCCTGATCTGCCGATCCGGGAATGGCTGCAAGCCCTCAGTCGCGATGACGGGGCCTTAGAGAGCAGCGCGATCGCCGCGGCGCGCCTGCGCGATGCCTTTACAACCTGGACCGCCCCTCTGCAAACCAGCACCACCAGCCAAAACCGCTTTCGGCTCTGCTTTCAGCTAGAACCGCCCCACGATAGCCAGAGCGACTGGCAATTGGGGTATTACCTGCAATCGCGAGACGACGAGACGTGCCTCATTCCGGCAGAGACGCTGTGGCAATATCCAGTGCAGGAAGCGGTGATTGAGGGGCAGCGTCTTAACGCCCCCCAAGAGACCTTGCTAGCCGGTCTGGGGCGGGCCGCGCGTTTCTCTGATCCTGTGCGTGACAGCCTGCAAGAACAGCGCCCTAGCCGAGTCTCCCTGGACCCGGCACAAACCTATGTGTTTCTCAAGGCGACGGTTGATCGCCTGAAAGACAGCGGCTTTGGTGTGCTTCTGCCGCCAGGGCTAGGGTCTCAAGGGCAAACGGCTAATCGATTGGGCATTCAAGTGCAGGCGGCCGCCCCTGACCGCAAACAGCGGCAGCGTTTGGGCCTCAAGAGCCTGCTGAATGTTAAGTGGGAGCTTTCCCTGGCGGGGAAAACGGTTTCCCAAAAGGATTTTGAAAAACTGGTTTCTCAAGAAACCCCGCTGATTGAGGTGGAGGGGCAATGGGTAGAACTGCGCCCCCAAGACATCCGCGCTGCCCGTGAATTTTTCAAGCGCCGTAAAGACCCCGTCGAACTCAATGTGGAAGATGCCCTGCGCATGAGCACAGGCGATACCCAAATCATTGATAAGCTGCCAGTGGTCAGCTTTGAAGCCTCTGGAGTCCTGCAAGATCTGATTACGACCCTAACGGAGGGGAATCAGACCCTGAAGCCTATCACCGAGCCCGAAGGCTTTAAGGGCAAGCTACGACCATATCAAGCCCGCGGCGTTTCTTGGCTATCGTTTCTGGAAGAGTGGGGGCTCGGGGCCTGTCTGGCCGATGATATGGGTTTAGGGAAAACCATTCAGCTCATTGCCTTTTTGCTCACCCTCAAGCAGCGAGATCTGCTGCATGCCTCTATATTGCTGGTGTGTCCAACTTCGGTGTTAGGCAACTGGGAGCGGGAAATCCGCAAATTTGCAACCGGTCTTAAGGTGCTGATGCACCACGGGGATAAGCGATCTCACGGCGCGGCGTTTGCCCGTAGAGCGAAAACCGCCAACATTGTGCTAACGAGCTATGCTCTGGTGCAGCGAGATCTCAAAGATTTTGAACGCGTCGAGTGGCAGGGCATTGTCTTAGATGAGGCCCAAAACATCAAAAACCCCGATGCCAAGCAATCAAAAGCGGTGCGGCAAGTTGACGCCCAGTTTCGCATTGCCCTGACCGGCACCCCTGTAGAAAACCGTCTGGCCGAACTGTGGTCGATCATGGATTTCTTGAATCCAGCCTACTTAGGGCCGAAAAACTTCTTCCAACGGCGCTTTGCCACCCCCATCGAGCGGTATGGCGACACGGCTTCGCTGAAGACTTTGAAATCGCTGGTTCAACCCTTCATCTTGCGTCGCTTAAAGACGGATCGCTCGATCATTCAAGACTTGCCCGAAAAGCAGGAGATGACGGTATTCTGTGGCCTCTCTGAAGAACAGGCACAGCTCTACCAGGCGGCTGTCGAAAAGTCTCTGCGCGAAATCGAAGCGTCTGAGGGGGTGCAGCGGCGCGGCATGATCCTGGGTCTGCTCACCAAATTGAAACAGATCTGCAACCACCCGGCCCAGTTCTTAGCTGAAAAAGCCGCAGTCGTATCGTCGGGCCGCTCTGGCAAACTATTGCGATTTGATGAAATGGTGGAAGAACTGCTGGATGAGGGCGATCGAGCCCTGATCTTTACTCAATATGCTGACTGGGGCAAACGGCTGAAAGCCCATCTAGAAGGCATCTTCAAGCAAGAAGCCCTCTTCCTCTACGGCAGCACTTCTAAAACCAAACGAGAAGAAATGGTCGATCGCTTCCAGCATGACCCCAGCGGGCCACGGCTGTTTATTCTCTCCCTCAAAGCCGGAGGCGTCGGTCTCAACCTCACCCGCGCCAACCACGTTTTCCACTTTGATCGCTGGTGGAACCCCGCCGTTGAGAATCAGGCCACTGACCGGGCCTTCCGGATTGGGCAGACCAAAACCGTCCAGGTTCACAAGTTTGTCTGCACCGGCACCCTGGAAGAACGCATCCACGACATGATTGAGTCTAAAAAGGCACTGTCTGAGCAGGTTGTAGGGGCAGGCGAGCAGTGGCTCACCGAACTCGACACCGATCAATTGCGGAACCTACTGCTGCTAGATCGCAGCGCCGTCATTGATGAAGCCGGTTAG
- the dacB gene encoding D-alanyl-D-alanine carboxypeptidase/D-alanyl-D-alanine-endopeptidase, giving the protein MAFFKRQPSPWLREMAAIFGAVLVMCMPATTARANTDNDVALTTATASTPLTVGQLPTPGFCPSDLDVAIDAIVNRPQFATANWGISVKPLSDETVLYNHDSEAFLVPASNIKLLTTAAAVQIITERSPRALPAFREQLEVINRHSNNARADALLRTIGGQHAVRAALSSLGVNPDSYRQADGSGLSRSNLAKPSTFVTLLKAMHEADASRIFYNSLPISGVNGTLEHRFKGTSVQGKVHAKTGTLNGVRALSGYLETADYGTVIFSIVVNQPGQSGRVLLQAIDEMVLHIGRVEPCR; this is encoded by the coding sequence ATGGCATTCTTCAAACGGCAGCCTTCGCCTTGGCTGCGGGAAATGGCTGCGATTTTTGGGGCCGTCTTAGTGATGTGTATGCCAGCTACGACGGCCAGGGCAAATACGGATAATGACGTTGCTTTAACGACAGCGACTGCCTCTACCCCCCTCACTGTTGGCCAGCTGCCGACTCCTGGATTTTGTCCGAGTGATTTAGATGTTGCGATCGATGCCATCGTGAACCGCCCTCAATTTGCGACTGCGAATTGGGGCATTTCAGTGAAGCCGCTATCTGATGAGACGGTGCTCTACAATCACGATTCTGAAGCTTTTCTGGTTCCAGCTTCGAATATCAAGTTGCTGACCACCGCGGCGGCTGTACAAATCATTACAGAACGCAGCCCCCGAGCATTACCGGCTTTCAGAGAACAACTCGAAGTCATTAATCGCCACAGCAACAATGCCCGTGCCGATGCGCTACTGCGAACTATTGGCGGTCAACACGCTGTCCGGGCGGCGCTAAGCTCCCTTGGGGTCAACCCAGATAGCTATCGGCAGGCGGATGGTTCAGGGTTATCTCGCAGCAATCTCGCCAAGCCGTCTACGTTTGTTACCCTGCTGAAGGCCATGCATGAGGCTGATGCCAGCCGCATTTTTTATAACTCCCTGCCGATTAGCGGGGTCAATGGAACGTTAGAGCATCGGTTTAAAGGGACCTCAGTGCAGGGCAAGGTACATGCCAAAACAGGCACTTTGAATGGGGTGAGAGCCCTATCGGGCTATCTTGAAACGGCAGACTACGGCACGGTGATCTTCAGTATTGTGGTCAATCAGCCCGGCCAGTCTGGGCGGGTCTTGCTGCAGGCAATCGATGAAATGGTGCTACACATTGGCCGAGTTGAGCCGTGCCGCTAA
- a CDS encoding ROK family protein, with protein MTTSPQVIGLDLGGTAIKLGRFTATGQCVQSLTVPTPQPAMPEAVLNAIVAAIADIDPNQEAIAIGIGTPGPADAAGRVARVAINLTNWHDVPLADWVEAQTGHSTVLANDANCAGLGEAWQGAGRPFSDLIVLTLGTGVGGAIILNGELFVGRTGAAGELGLITLDPQGPPCNSGNSGSLEQHCSVQAVRREMGCEPGKLAAQALMGDERAIAYWQQYGRYLGAGLASLIYVLTPEAIILSGGMSAAADLFLPTTWAEIEQRVLPSSREGLQILVAELGNQAGVAGAARLALQRFCEHSTS; from the coding sequence GTGACAACGTCTCCTCAGGTGATTGGGCTAGATCTAGGCGGTACCGCCATCAAGCTAGGGCGCTTTACGGCTACAGGGCAGTGTGTGCAGTCCCTGACGGTGCCGACGCCTCAGCCAGCGATGCCAGAGGCAGTTTTAAACGCAATTGTGGCCGCGATCGCTGACATTGATCCCAACCAGGAGGCGATCGCGATCGGAATTGGCACCCCAGGCCCAGCAGATGCCGCCGGGCGAGTTGCCCGTGTGGCAATTAACCTGACTAACTGGCACGACGTTCCCCTGGCAGACTGGGTTGAAGCGCAAACAGGCCATTCCACAGTCCTGGCGAATGACGCTAACTGTGCTGGATTGGGCGAAGCCTGGCAGGGAGCAGGTCGTCCCTTTAGCGATCTGATTGTGCTGACCCTGGGAACCGGCGTGGGGGGCGCGATTATTCTTAACGGCGAGTTGTTTGTGGGACGCACAGGGGCAGCTGGAGAGTTAGGGCTGATCACGCTCGATCCCCAAGGGCCGCCTTGCAATAGCGGTAACAGCGGGTCATTAGAGCAGCACTGCTCGGTGCAGGCGGTACGGCGTGAGATGGGCTGTGAGCCGGGCAAGTTAGCGGCTCAGGCGCTGATGGGCGATGAGCGGGCGATCGCTTACTGGCAGCAATATGGTCGATACCTAGGGGCTGGACTGGCCAGTTTAATCTACGTCTTAACGCCAGAAGCCATTATTCTCAGCGGCGGCATGAGTGCTGCAGCCGATCTGTTTCTGCCCACCACCTGGGCAGAAATTGAGCAGCGAGTACTGCCCAGTTCCCGCGAGGGGCTGCAAATTTTGGTAGCGGAATTGGGGAATCAGGCAGGGGTAGCTGGCGCTGCCCGGCTAGCGCTACAACGGTTTTGTGAGCATTCTACTAGCTGA
- a CDS encoding threonine/serine dehydratase has product MGNAITLDMVKVARSRIAPHIRRTPLLQAKALKQPIADCDSLWLKLECLQAIGSFKARGAVNKLLSLPPETLQRGIITASGGNHGLAVAYAGWIAKVPTIIYLPYNTPPAKAEKLQQWGAEVIMEGAVWDDANHAAVYRAEQDQLIYFHPFADPRVIAGQGTLTLEVLEDLPEVDTLVLAIGGGGLISGVSVVAKTLRPDIKVIGVEATGAPTLYNSLQVGQIVELPTVNTKANTLAPRKTEPINFDIIRDYVDEVVLVTDEQMQTAAQWLWFEMGIGAELSGAAALAALQSGCYQPVSDEVVCVLVCGTGVAGFS; this is encoded by the coding sequence ATGGGAAACGCAATTACCTTAGATATGGTGAAGGTGGCGCGATCGCGCATTGCCCCTCACATTCGTCGCACACCCCTGCTGCAGGCTAAAGCACTAAAGCAGCCGATTGCAGACTGTGATTCCCTCTGGCTAAAGCTGGAATGTTTGCAAGCCATTGGCTCATTCAAGGCGCGGGGCGCGGTGAACAAGCTGCTGTCGCTACCGCCGGAGACACTACAGCGCGGTATCATCACGGCCTCTGGCGGCAACCATGGGCTAGCGGTTGCCTATGCTGGATGGATCGCTAAGGTCCCCACTATCATTTATTTGCCTTACAACACGCCCCCTGCAAAAGCTGAAAAACTTCAACAGTGGGGGGCTGAGGTCATCATGGAAGGTGCTGTATGGGATGATGCCAACCACGCTGCTGTATACAGAGCTGAGCAAGACCAGCTGATTTATTTTCATCCCTTTGCCGATCCGCGCGTGATTGCTGGGCAGGGAACGTTGACCCTGGAGGTGCTGGAAGACTTGCCTGAAGTCGATACTCTGGTGCTGGCGATCGGCGGTGGGGGGTTGATCAGCGGGGTCAGCGTTGTGGCTAAAACATTGCGCCCTGATATTAAGGTGATTGGGGTCGAAGCAACGGGGGCGCCTACGCTTTACAACAGCCTCCAAGTGGGGCAGATCGTAGAGCTGCCAACGGTCAATACAAAAGCTAACACCCTGGCACCGCGCAAAACCGAGCCTATTAACTTCGACATTATTCGCGACTATGTCGATGAAGTGGTGTTAGTGACCGATGAGCAGATGCAGACGGCTGCCCAGTGGCTCTGGTTTGAAATGGGGATAGGGGCAGAGTTGAGTGGAGCCGCCGCGCTGGCCGCACTGCAATCTGGGTGTTATCAACCGGTGTCTGATGAAGTCGTCTGTGTGCTTGTCTGTGGGACAGGGGTGGCTGGCTTCAGCTAG
- a CDS encoding CTP synthase produces the protein MAKFVFVTGGVVSSIGKGIAAASLGRLLKSRDYSVSILKLDPYINVDPGTMSPFQHGEVFVTEDGAETDLDLGHYERFTDTAMSRLNSVTTGSIYQAVINKERRGDYQGGTVQVIPHITNEIKERIHRVARDTNPDVVITEIGGTVGDIESLPFLEAIRQFRKDVGRNDVLYMHVTLVPYIASAGEVKTKPTQHSVKELRSIGIQPDILVCRSEKPLPRHIKEKVSEFCDVPADCVITTQDASSIYEVPLIVEREGLAHQVLDIFGLEQREPDLTHWQAIVDGLQHTERTVEIAIVGKYVSLNDAYKSVAEALQHAAIATQAALKIRWVNSEDIEVHSPEKYLHGVDGVVVPGGFGTRGIDGKIRTIQYVRENAIPFLGLCLGMQCSVVEWARNVAHLEAPNSSEFDPNTPNPVISLLPEQQDVVDLGGTMRLGLYPCRLKTGTLTSRLYQQEVIYERHRHRYEFNNAYRTLFLESGYVVSGTSPDGRLVEMIEYPHHPFFIASQFHPEFQSRPSAPHPLFLGFMQAACRKDNAEPELLPSAAFSMDGVA, from the coding sequence ATGGCTAAGTTTGTCTTTGTTACAGGTGGGGTGGTTTCCAGTATTGGGAAAGGCATTGCCGCCGCTAGTTTGGGGCGCTTGCTCAAGTCTCGCGACTATTCTGTCTCTATTTTGAAGCTGGATCCTTACATTAACGTTGATCCCGGCACCATGAGCCCCTTCCAGCATGGCGAAGTGTTTGTTACCGAAGACGGGGCTGAAACCGACCTCGACTTAGGCCACTATGAGCGCTTTACCGATACAGCCATGTCGCGCCTCAATAGCGTCACCACAGGGTCCATTTACCAGGCCGTCATCAATAAAGAGCGGCGGGGTGACTACCAGGGCGGCACTGTTCAGGTGATCCCCCACATCACTAACGAAATCAAAGAGCGCATCCACCGGGTGGCCCGTGACACCAACCCTGATGTGGTGATCACAGAAATTGGCGGCACTGTTGGCGATATTGAGTCCCTTCCTTTTCTGGAAGCGATTCGCCAGTTCCGCAAAGATGTGGGCCGCAACGATGTTTTATACATGCACGTGACTTTAGTGCCCTATATTGCTTCCGCTGGTGAGGTGAAGACCAAACCTACTCAGCACTCGGTCAAAGAACTGCGCTCTATCGGCATTCAGCCCGATATTTTGGTCTGCCGTTCTGAAAAGCCCTTACCCCGCCACATCAAAGAGAAAGTCTCAGAATTTTGCGATGTCCCCGCAGACTGTGTCATCACCACCCAGGATGCCAGCAGCATCTATGAGGTGCCGTTGATTGTAGAACGAGAAGGACTGGCTCACCAGGTGCTCGATATCTTTGGCTTAGAGCAGCGCGAACCCGACTTGACCCACTGGCAAGCCATCGTGGATGGTTTGCAGCATACGGAACGAACGGTAGAAATTGCAATTGTCGGAAAGTATGTAAGCCTTAACGATGCCTATAAGTCTGTGGCAGAAGCGCTGCAACATGCTGCGATCGCAACGCAAGCTGCCTTGAAAATTCGCTGGGTTAATTCCGAAGATATCGAAGTCCATAGCCCAGAAAAATATCTCCATGGAGTAGATGGGGTCGTGGTGCCTGGAGGCTTTGGTACCCGAGGCATTGATGGCAAAATCCGGACGATTCAATATGTCCGAGAAAATGCGATTCCTTTCTTAGGGCTGTGTTTAGGGATGCAATGTTCGGTGGTGGAGTGGGCCCGCAATGTTGCCCATTTGGAAGCGCCTAACAGCTCTGAGTTTGACCCCAATACCCCAAACCCGGTCATTAGCCTATTGCCTGAACAGCAAGATGTGGTGGATTTAGGCGGCACCATGCGCCTCGGGCTCTATCCTTGCCGTCTCAAGACTGGCACCCTCACGAGCCGTTTATACCAACAAGAGGTGATTTACGAACGACATCGCCACCGCTACGAGTTCAACAATGCCTACCGCACGCTGTTTTTAGAATCTGGCTATGTTGTCAGCGGCACCTCTCCTGACGGTCGTCTGGTCGAAATGATTGAATATCCTCACCATCCTTTTTTCATTGCTAGCCAGTTTCATCCTGAATTTCAGTCCCGCCCTAGCGCTCCTCATCCGCTCTTTCTGGGCTTTATGCAGGCTGCGTGTCGAAAAGATAATGCCGAGCCAGAATTATTGCCGTCTGCGGCTTTCAGCATGGATGGGGTGGCCTAG